In Aquimarina spinulae, a single window of DNA contains:
- a CDS encoding DUF2461 domain-containing protein, producing the protein MSTIPKTIFEFLKDLKENNHRDWMTENKKQYQSNEKILKAFYASVAERLNEKDEIEKTKVFRINRDVRFSKNKTPYNVHRSASFSRAGVHRRGGYYLRLEPGNSLMAGGFFSPEPADLLRVRKEFEMDDQEIREILSNADFKKAFNGFDSSNQVKTAPKGFSKDHPNIDLIKNKSFFVAHNFTDTEVFAPDFLDKVVYHYELLRPFFDYMSDVLTTDLNGVSLIE; encoded by the coding sequence ATGAGTACCATACCAAAAACAATATTTGAATTTTTAAAAGATCTAAAAGAAAACAATCATCGAGATTGGATGACAGAAAATAAGAAACAGTATCAGAGTAATGAAAAAATACTCAAAGCGTTTTATGCATCTGTCGCAGAACGATTAAATGAGAAAGATGAGATCGAAAAAACTAAAGTATTTAGAATTAATCGAGATGTTCGTTTTAGTAAAAATAAAACACCGTATAATGTACATCGCAGCGCAAGTTTTAGCAGGGCAGGAGTACATAGGAGAGGAGGATATTATTTGCGATTAGAACCGGGTAATTCACTTATGGCAGGAGGTTTTTTTAGCCCAGAACCAGCAGATTTATTAAGGGTTAGGAAAGAATTCGAAATGGATGATCAAGAGATTCGTGAAATATTATCAAATGCAGATTTCAAGAAAGCATTTAATGGTTTTGACTCTTCAAACCAGGTAAAGACAGCTCCAAAAGGATTTAGTAAAGATCATCCTAATATTGATTTAATCAAAAATAAATCATTTTTTGTAGCACATAACTTTACAGATACAGAGGTTTTTGCGCCTGATTTTCTGGATAAAGTAGTATACCATTATGAATTACTAAGACCATTTTTTGATTATATGAGCGATGTGCTTACGACAGACCTTAATGGTGTTTCTTTAATTGAGTAA
- a CDS encoding TetR/AcrR family transcriptional regulator, which produces MPKVETFNRNTVLQKATEVFHKKGYNGTSMQDLVDATDLNRSSIYNSFGSKLNMFLEVLSHYQSTYGNSFSQKLAQSYNASEAIEAIFDLYIHEIINDNDRKGCLVINCKSEMTNQEPLIKSFMEKNQDRMIAMLEDIVTKGQMEKIFNQHQTAGQYALYLFSSIQGLRMTGILNKNENDLRNLTRTVLKVLY; this is translated from the coding sequence ATGCCAAAAGTAGAAACATTTAACAGAAACACGGTGTTGCAAAAAGCTACCGAAGTATTTCATAAAAAGGGATACAATGGTACTTCTATGCAAGATTTGGTAGATGCTACTGATTTAAATCGATCGAGTATTTACAACTCTTTTGGAAGTAAATTAAATATGTTTCTCGAAGTTCTTTCACATTATCAGTCTACATATGGAAACAGTTTTAGCCAAAAGTTAGCACAATCTTATAATGCAAGCGAGGCTATTGAAGCTATTTTTGATTTATATATTCATGAAATTATTAATGATAATGATCGTAAAGGTTGTTTGGTTATTAATTGTAAATCAGAAATGACAAACCAGGAGCCTTTGATTAAATCCTTTATGGAAAAAAATCAAGACCGAATGATTGCGATGCTTGAAGATATTGTGACCAAAGGGCAAATGGAAAAGATATTTAATCAGCATCAGACGGCTGGTCAATATGCATTATACCTCTTTTCGTCTATACAAGGACTTAGAATGACGGGAATACTAAATAAAAATGAAAATGATTTAAGAAATCTCACTCGTACTGTACTCAAAGTACTATACTAA
- a CDS encoding SDR family NAD(P)-dependent oxidoreductase, with protein sequence MKKLHNKVAVITGANSGIGLATAKLYLQEGAKVVLSGRRQEALDEVSKTLVGDFITVTADVAKPEDNKRLIKEAINKYGKIDILFLNAGVVLRPTPTHEITEAHYEEIFNINVKGPILAVKEALPHINDQGTILFNNSVVTHRAFDGLAIYSATKGALRAYQRVLTSEVKSRSIRVNSISPGPITTPIFSKMGLPKDVSEEMGKGFARQVPLGRFGTPEEIAKSALFLASDDASYINGIELEVDGGMTQV encoded by the coding sequence ATGAAAAAACTGCACAACAAAGTAGCCGTTATTACAGGAGCAAACAGCGGAATCGGATTAGCAACGGCTAAGCTGTATTTACAAGAAGGTGCCAAAGTGGTACTCTCAGGAAGACGCCAGGAAGCATTGGATGAAGTTTCAAAAACACTTGTAGGGGATTTTATAACCGTTACAGCAGATGTAGCCAAACCAGAAGATAATAAAAGATTGATTAAAGAAGCCATAAATAAATATGGTAAAATTGATATTCTATTCCTTAATGCTGGCGTTGTTTTACGCCCTACTCCAACCCATGAAATCACAGAAGCACATTATGAAGAGATTTTTAATATTAATGTAAAAGGACCAATATTAGCGGTTAAAGAAGCATTACCACATATTAATGATCAAGGAACAATCCTTTTTAATAACTCTGTAGTAACACATCGAGCCTTTGATGGTCTAGCGATATATTCTGCTACCAAGGGCGCCTTACGTGCCTACCAAAGGGTTTTAACATCAGAAGTAAAGTCCAGAAGTATTCGCGTTAATTCTATTTCCCCAGGACCTATTACAACTCCAATTTTTAGTAAAATGGGGCTACCAAAAGATGTTTCAGAAGAAATGGGAAAAGGTTTTGCCAGGCAAGTACCCTTGGGTCGTTTTGGGACTCCAGAAGAAATAGCTAAATCTGCTTTATTCCTAGCATCTGATGATGCATCCTATATCAATGGTATAGAATTAGAAGTTGATGGGGGAATGACTCAGGTTTAA
- a CDS encoding acetyl-CoA C-acyltransferase, translated as MSKEVVIVSAVRTPIGSFMGSLSTVPATQLGATAIKGALDKINLDPSLVQEVYMGNAVQAGNGQAPARQAALGAGINDTVPCTTVNKVCSSGMKAVMHAAQTIALGDADIVVAGGMENMSLIPHYVRLRAGHKFGPQTMDDGMQKDGLVDAYDHNAMGVCADLCATEHNFSREDQDAFAIQSYERSAKAWADGKFNNEVVPVAVPQRRGEPVMITEDEEYKNVKMEKIPALRPAFSKEGTVTAANASTINDGAGAVVVMSAEKAQELGLEPLVRIKSYADAAQEPKWFTTAPAKALPKAIEKAGISLDDVDFFEFNEAFSVVGLANQKILGLNDTNTNVNGGAVSLGHPLGCSGVRILITLINVLEQNNAKIGAAAICNGGGGASAMVIERV; from the coding sequence ATGAGTAAAGAAGTAGTAATCGTATCTGCAGTACGTACACCAATAGGAAGTTTTATGGGAAGTTTATCTACTGTTCCGGCTACCCAATTAGGAGCTACTGCAATCAAAGGTGCATTAGATAAAATAAACCTGGATCCTTCACTAGTTCAGGAGGTATATATGGGTAATGCAGTTCAGGCCGGAAATGGACAAGCTCCTGCCAGGCAAGCTGCGTTAGGAGCAGGTATCAACGATACTGTTCCTTGTACAACTGTAAATAAAGTATGTTCGAGTGGTATGAAAGCTGTTATGCATGCTGCACAAACCATTGCTTTGGGTGATGCAGATATTGTAGTTGCCGGAGGGATGGAAAATATGAGTTTAATACCTCATTATGTGCGATTAAGAGCAGGGCATAAATTTGGGCCTCAGACTATGGATGATGGTATGCAAAAAGATGGATTAGTAGATGCTTATGACCATAATGCAATGGGAGTTTGTGCAGATCTTTGTGCTACAGAACATAATTTTAGCAGAGAAGATCAGGATGCTTTTGCTATCCAATCATACGAGCGTTCTGCAAAAGCTTGGGCAGATGGTAAATTTAATAATGAAGTAGTTCCTGTAGCAGTACCACAACGTCGCGGGGAACCGGTTATGATTACAGAAGACGAAGAATATAAAAACGTAAAAATGGAAAAAATACCTGCTTTACGTCCTGCTTTTTCTAAAGAAGGAACAGTTACTGCTGCGAATGCTTCTACAATTAATGACGGTGCAGGAGCTGTTGTTGTTATGAGCGCCGAAAAAGCTCAGGAACTTGGATTAGAACCTCTTGTAAGAATAAAAAGTTATGCAGATGCTGCGCAAGAGCCGAAATGGTTTACTACTGCTCCTGCAAAAGCATTACCTAAAGCAATAGAAAAAGCAGGAATCTCTCTTGATGATGTAGATTTCTTTGAATTTAACGAAGCTTTCTCTGTTGTTGGACTAGCAAATCAAAAAATTCTGGGACTTAATGACACCAATACCAATGTAAATGGTGGTGCTGTTTCTCTAGGACATCCACTAGGATGCTCTGGTGTACGAATATTAATTACCTTAATCAACGTATTAGAACAAAACAACGCCAAGATCGGTGCTGCAGCTATCTGTAATGGTGGTGGTGGCGCATCGGCTATGGTAATCGAAAGAGTATAG
- a CDS encoding C40 family peptidase: protein MQYGICNLSIVPLRFEPQDPSEMVSQVLYGEHFKVLEKRKKWSKIRLAFDRYEGWIDNKQYVEITEEEYTNFDKKPLCMVGDMVEFVSCDENQLMLIPLGSSLKALDFFKHHYEGTRITEKQPKDNIVNTAFLFLNAPYLWGGKTNFGIDCSGFSQMVYKLNGYKLLRDASQQATQGDPLSFIEESEPGDLAFFDNEEGAITHVGIIMKDNYIIHAHGKVRVDRIDHTGIYNPEKRTHTHKLRVIKRII from the coding sequence ATGCAATACGGTATTTGTAATTTAAGTATTGTCCCGTTACGTTTTGAACCTCAAGACCCTAGTGAGATGGTTTCCCAAGTATTATATGGTGAACATTTTAAAGTGCTAGAAAAACGTAAAAAATGGAGTAAAATTCGATTGGCTTTTGATCGTTATGAAGGCTGGATTGATAACAAACAATATGTAGAAATCACCGAAGAAGAATATACTAATTTCGATAAAAAACCGCTTTGCATGGTGGGAGATATGGTCGAATTTGTAAGCTGTGATGAGAACCAACTAATGCTTATTCCTCTTGGATCTTCTCTCAAAGCATTAGACTTTTTTAAGCATCACTATGAAGGGACCCGAATTACAGAAAAACAACCTAAAGATAATATCGTAAATACCGCTTTTCTATTTCTTAATGCACCGTACCTATGGGGAGGAAAAACAAATTTTGGTATTGATTGTAGTGGATTTTCTCAAATGGTATATAAACTTAATGGGTATAAATTATTACGAGACGCGTCTCAACAAGCAACACAAGGAGATCCGTTAAGTTTTATTGAAGAAAGTGAACCTGGAGATCTGGCATTTTTTGATAATGAAGAAGGTGCAATTACCCATGTAGGTATTATAATGAAAGATAATTACATCATCCATGCTCATGGTAAAGTACGTGTAGATCGTATAGATCACACTGGGATTTATAACCCCGAAAAACGTACACATACTCATAAATTAAGAGTGATCAAACGTATTATCTAA
- a CDS encoding GNAT family N-acetyltransferase: protein MELPEVLIKPVQLKDNRKLLDIGRQTFYDAFGPPHNTEENINGYLNEKFTLDNITRELHNPNSKFYFAWINNQIAGYIKINFDSAQTEPVEGNTLEIERIYVVKEHQGEKIGQSLFQKILQIAKEKSIEFIWLGVWEKNPGAIKFYKRNGFKIFDTHNFMLGTDLQTDMMMKLIL from the coding sequence ATGGAATTACCAGAAGTTCTAATCAAACCAGTGCAACTAAAAGATAACCGTAAGTTATTGGATATAGGGCGTCAGACATTTTACGATGCCTTTGGTCCTCCTCATAACACAGAAGAAAATATCAATGGGTACCTTAATGAAAAATTCACCTTGGATAACATTACACGAGAGCTTCATAACCCAAACTCTAAGTTTTACTTTGCGTGGATAAATAATCAAATAGCTGGATATATTAAAATAAATTTTGATAGTGCCCAAACAGAACCCGTAGAAGGTAACACTCTAGAAATAGAACGAATATATGTCGTAAAAGAGCATCAAGGGGAAAAAATTGGGCAATCGCTATTTCAAAAAATCTTACAAATAGCAAAAGAAAAATCTATAGAATTTATCTGGTTAGGTGTCTGGGAGAAAAATCCTGGAGCTATCAAGTTTTATAAAAGAAATGGTTTTAAAATCTTTGATACTCACAATTTTATGTTAGGAACAGATCTTCAAACAGACATGATGATGAAACTCATTTTATAA
- a CDS encoding cytochrome C oxidase subunit IV family protein: MKKSITITYVFLILLTVISGIISGAINKNISFIILLLSALKFIGVSFYFMDLKKAHTFWKSIIIGYAIALVIIVLMI; the protein is encoded by the coding sequence ATGAAAAAAAGTATAACTATTACCTACGTGTTTTTAATATTGCTAACCGTTATTTCGGGAATAATATCTGGTGCAATAAATAAAAATATTTCTTTTATCATTTTACTGTTATCTGCATTAAAATTTATTGGCGTATCGTTTTATTTTATGGACTTAAAAAAAGCACATACTTTTTGGAAATCTATTATAATAGGGTATGCTATAGCATTGGTTATCATTGTTTTGATGATTTAA
- a CDS encoding SDR family NAD(P)-dependent oxidoreductase, producing the protein MKKLQNKVAVITGANSGIGLATAKLYLQEGAKVVLSGRRQEALDQVSEALEGDFITIKADVTNAEDNKRLIEEATTKYGKIDILFLNAGIAPVAPAHEITEEHYDTLFNTNVKGPILATKEALPHINDGGAILFTNSIVSQKGFDGLGVYSATKGALRAYQRVLTSEVKSRGIRVNSIAPGPIETPIYGKMGLPEDVVEEMGKGFAQQVPLGRFGTSEEVAKSALFLASEDASFINGVDLEIDGGLSQI; encoded by the coding sequence ATGAAAAAGTTACAAAACAAAGTTGCAGTTATTACCGGGGCCAATAGCGGAATTGGATTGGCAACAGCAAAGCTGTATTTACAGGAAGGAGCCAAAGTGGTACTTTCGGGAAGACGCCAAGAGGCACTGGATCAAGTTTCAGAAGCACTAGAAGGTGATTTCATTACCATAAAAGCCGATGTAACCAACGCAGAGGACAACAAAAGATTAATTGAGGAAGCAACCACTAAATATGGAAAAATTGATATTCTCTTCCTAAACGCAGGAATTGCACCAGTAGCACCTGCACATGAAATAACAGAAGAGCATTATGATACTTTATTTAATACCAATGTAAAAGGACCAATATTAGCTACCAAAGAAGCATTGCCTCATATCAATGACGGTGGAGCTATACTATTTACAAACTCTATTGTTTCTCAAAAAGGGTTTGATGGATTAGGTGTTTATTCTGCAACCAAAGGAGCATTACGAGCTTACCAACGTGTTTTAACCTCTGAGGTAAAGTCTAGAGGTATTCGTGTTAATTCTATTGCGCCAGGGCCTATAGAAACACCTATATATGGTAAAATGGGATTACCAGAAGATGTTGTTGAAGAAATGGGTAAAGGTTTTGCTCAACAAGTGCCATTAGGTCGTTTTGGGACTTCTGAAGAAGTTGCAAAATCCGCTTTATTTCTAGCCTCAGAAGATGCATCTTTTATTAATGGCGTGGATTTAGAAATTGATGGTGGGCTAAGTCAAATATAA
- a CDS encoding CBS domain-containing protein, which translates to MKKRTPVSKIMTSDVITLNHTNGLETAEKLFKENNIRHIPVVSGDAIIGMLSYTDLLRISFADAVEIEEQDVDTVVYEMFTIEQVMAKNLVSVSSSTTIKEVAEILSKKEFHALPVVDNDKLVGIVTTTDLINYLLDQF; encoded by the coding sequence ATGAAAAAAAGAACACCTGTTTCCAAAATTATGACTTCCGATGTAATTACCTTAAATCACACTAATGGTTTAGAAACAGCGGAAAAGCTATTTAAAGAAAATAATATCCGTCATATTCCTGTAGTTAGTGGCGATGCTATTATTGGTATGTTAAGTTATACCGATTTACTACGTATAAGTTTTGCCGATGCTGTAGAAATAGAAGAGCAAGATGTTGACACAGTAGTTTACGAAATGTTTACTATAGAACAGGTAATGGCAAAAAACCTGGTAAGTGTAAGCTCTAGTACTACAATCAAGGAAGTTGCAGAAATATTGTCGAAAAAAGAATTTCATGCATTACCTGTAGTAGATAATGATAAACTGGTAGGTATAGTAACCACAACAGATTTGATAAATTATTTATTAGATCAATTCTAA